DNA from Gephyromycinifex aptenodytis:
CCCCAGGCCCAGCATGAGGGGCAGCCACGCTACGAACTCTTTGCTGCCCACCGTGGGAAGAACGCCGTCGGGGTCGAGGTCGGGCACCCCGCGTCGCCGAGCGAACCAGGCGGCCACAGCCTCGCGCAGATCGGGGGTCCCCCACGTCTGCGGGTAGCCGTGCGCGTCGCCGGCCTGGGCGAGGGCCTGCCGCACCGACTCGGGGGTCGGGTCGACAGGCGTCCCGACGGACAGATCGACGATGCCCTCTGGGTGCGACGCGGCGCGCGCCTTCGCCTCGGCGAGGGTGTCCCAGGGGAAATCGGGGAGGTTCAACACGAGCGGGTGTGTCCCTGAATCACTCGTCGTGGCTCTGCGGGGGCAGGGCGGCGATCATCGGGTGGTCCTTGTTGATCAGGCCCATCTTCGCCGCACCGCCGGGACTGCCGAGGTCGTCGAAGAACTCGACATTCGCCTTGTAGTACTCGCTCCACTCCTCGGGGACGTCGTCCTCGTAGTAGATGGCCTCAACGGGGCAGACCGGTTCGCAGGCACCGCAGTCGACGCACTCATCGGGGTGGATGTATAGCGAACGCTCGCCCTCGTAGATGCAGTCGACCGGGCATTCCTCAATACATGCCTTGTCCTTGAGGTCGACGCAGGGCTGGGCGATCACGTACGTCATGGAGAGTCCTCTCGAAGGCCACTATCTGGTGGCAACAGTATGCCGCCTCGATTCGCGGCGCTGCGGTGCGGGGCTGGCGCACCGGGACGCTCAGCCGCCGCGCGTCGGTGAGCCCGGCGGCGGCGATTGGGCCGGCAACGGTTGCTGTTGCGGTTGCGGTTGCGGTTGCGCCACGCTGCGGCACTGGCGTGCTGAGCGCGGTTCGTAGTGTACGTCGGATTTCTGAGCGCTCAGGACCTTCTGCCCCGAAAGCCACAACCGTTCCACCCGCACGTCAAAACCGTCTTCGCCGCCCTGTGGACGACATCCCGGCCCCTCCTGGACCAACTGCAGCGGCGCCAGTACCCCGGTGCGCGGTCCTACCCGCGTTTGCACGGTGGGCCCCGGCTTGCCCCACAGTTCGAGCCGATCGCCGCCGTCGCTACCGCAGGCGATGACCACCCCTGCGTCAGTGTCGTTGGTGATGAGCACATCACCGGCCATGGTGGCGTCCAGGCCGTCGCTGATCCCGGGCACAGCATGCTGATGCGTGGTGCGGGGGCCCAGGAGCATCCCCGCCCGCCAAGCGGCTTCGTACAGAGCCGAGGAGACCAAGCCGGCCCCACCGCCGACCTCGTCGCCGGACAGATCGGCCAGCGGCGCCGGCGTGAAGCCGTTCGCCGTCTCCACCGGACCCACCCGGTTAGACAGGCGCAGGCTCTCCCCCTGCGCGATCACCGCCCCGTCAAGTGCTGCGGCGACCCGTTGCGCGTTGGGCTCTTGGCGTGGGTCGCTCAGCCTGGGCAGCGTGACCGAGGCCAAGGGTTGGCTGATCCCCCACGCTTTGACCTGCGCAGCGGTCCTGCTCGCTGCACGCGGACGCACCGGAATCGCGGCCACCCGCTGAGCACCGCTCTTGCCCAGGGCCGCGATCAGCGCGTCGGCTCCAGCGCGCAGGTCGAACTCCTGCCCGGGGGAATCGGGCACGATCACAACTGCGCCGCCGCGCACCTGCGGGCGGGCGTCCCGAGCGGCGCTCTGCGCCCGAGGAAAAGCGGACTGGAGCACTGTGTGCAGACCCCGCTGGCTGACTGCGAGGGCAGGTTTGCCCTCGACTTCGGTGGTCGCCAGCAGGGGCGCGAACTTCACCGGAGCCAATTTCAGCTTCGACCTGCCCACGACCAGGACGACCGGCTCCGCAACCGCCCGGTCGGCGACGGCTTCGATGTAGTGGTCTAGCGCGCTCGGGGCGATGTCCGGTTCGCTCAGCTGCACCACGCCTGTCACCGGCTCGTTCCGGGGCCACTGCGCAGCGATGGCCGCTACCGAGCCGGGGATGTCCACGCTGATTCCTGCCTGGCTGCGCACCACCTCCACATCGGCGCCGGGGAAGGTCACCGAGGCCTGACGGACCGGCCGGTCGACATCAGCCGCGACCTGGGTGACCGCCTCGGCCAGCGTGGCCACATCCACCGCGGCCTGCAACGGATACTCCCCTCCGCCGCTCAACCGGAACCACACCTCACGCGGGTCCAGGGAGAAGCCGGTGGCGCCGGCCAAGGTCGCTTCCAGGTCCAGGCTGAGCCCGGCCTCGCGGGGAATCAAAGTGCGCTTCTCGGGACCGAACAGCACCGTCATCGGTTGGTCTGGGACGTCCTGGAGTCTTCCGGTGAGTCGTTGCACAGCACCCTGCGCGGTGAGCCCGCCGACCGTCACCCCACCTACCGAAGCCTCGGCCGGGAGTTGCCGACCCAGCACCCACGCGGCGCCGGCATAGACCGCGAACAGCACAGACAGCGAGAGGAAGACCCCCAGGGTGCGTCGCAGAGCCAGTGCCGCCATTGATCAACCATGACACCGCCGCGCCGCCGAGGCGATGACCCGGGCCGCGCGTGGCTTTAACCGATCTGGCCGACCTGCGCGTTCAGAGGCAGGGGTCGGCCAACGTGCGGAAGCCTCCGCGGTAGTAGATCAGCGGCGAAGCTTCCTCGTGGGCGGTGGTGCTGAGCACGTCGGCGACGAAGATGCTGTGATCCCCGCCGTCGTGGACGTCCCGGGTACGGCATTCCAGGGTGGCGATGGCACCCTCCAGCAGCGCCATCCCATCCACTCCGCGGTGATGGGCGATTCCCTCCAACTGCTGCTCCACCGCCCGCCCGCGGGTGGCGAACCAGCCGGCGGCCGCCGCTGCGTGCTCAGGCAGCAAGTTCGCCGCCCAGCGCCCGCTGGCAAGAACCACGTCGTGGAAGCGTGCGGTGCGCTGGATGCACAGCAGAACCATCGGCGGGTCCAGGGACACCGAGGTGAGGGAGTTGGCGGTCATGACGTGATCGTTATGGCCGTCACTGGTGGTGATGACGGCCACGCCGGTGGCAAACCGCGACATCGCCTGGCGGAGCTCGTGGGGGCTCACCGCGGCGCTCATGACACGTCCTCCTGCCCGCGCAGCAGGCCGGTGACAGGCTCCGGCGGGCACGGCAGCACCTGCCCGGTGCCCGGGTGCAGTTGCACGTATGCCTCCCGGTCAGGAAGCGCCGTAGCGATCTTGTTGCTCAGCGCGTAGAACCCGTCGTGCACCTCGACCTGGGTGCGGTGCGCGCGCAGCGCCGCGTCCCGCCTGGCCAGCGCTTCGGGGGTGCCGACGATGAGATGAGCGAACGCGTCATCGGCGACCACCGAGGGCGGGTAGGGCTCGTCTTGACCGAGCAGCGTGAAGTCCCCGCGCACCTGCTGACGCACCCACGCGCGTCGCTCCTGCGCCCATGACTGCGGCACCACGGCCGCGTACAGACTGGGGACCCGACGCAATCGAGCCGCCGCCGCCACAGTGAGTTGGTGGACTCGGATGTGGTCGGGGTGGCCGTAACCGCCGCTGTGGTCGTAAGTGACGAGGATGTCGGGATCGAGCGCGTCCAGGGTTGCCACCAGGTCGGCGAGCACGTCTGCGGTGTCCACGGTGCACAGCGCCCCGCTGCGCCCGTTCGCCGAGGTGCCGACCATCCCGGAGTCGCGGTAGCGCGCGCCGCACTGGCCGCTCGGGGCCGGGTCGGGATCACCCAGGACGAGGCTGCGTACCCCGAGTTGAGCTGTGGCGGCGGCCAGCTCGGTGCGCCGGTAGGGCCCGAGCCGGTCGGTATGTTCGACGTCCAGATAGCGAAGCTGCGGCGGGATCACCTCACCTTCGTCCCCGAGGGTGGCCGTGAGCACGGTCACCTCGTGGCCGGCCAGGGCGTGCATGGCCAGCGCAACCCCGGTGGCCAGGGTCTCGTCGTCGGGGTGGGCGTGGACGAAGACCAGACGAGTGGCTGCGTGACTGTTCATCACCGATCACGGTAACGCCCTGCGGCCGTTTTGAGCAGATCGGGTTTCCCACCTC
Protein-coding regions in this window:
- a CDS encoding VanW family protein, whose protein sequence is MAALALRRTLGVFLSLSVLFAVYAGAAWVLGRQLPAEASVGGVTVGGLTAQGAVQRLTGRLQDVPDQPMTVLFGPEKRTLIPREAGLSLDLEATLAGATGFSLDPREVWFRLSGGGEYPLQAAVDVATLAEAVTQVAADVDRPVRQASVTFPGADVEVVRSQAGISVDIPGSVAAIAAQWPRNEPVTGVVQLSEPDIAPSALDHYIEAVADRAVAEPVVLVVGRSKLKLAPVKFAPLLATTEVEGKPALAVSQRGLHTVLQSAFPRAQSAARDARPQVRGGAVVIVPDSPGQEFDLRAGADALIAALGKSGAQRVAAIPVRPRAASRTAAQVKAWGISQPLASVTLPRLSDPRQEPNAQRVAAALDGAVIAQGESLRLSNRVGPVETANGFTPAPLADLSGDEVGGGAGLVSSALYEAAWRAGMLLGPRTTHQHAVPGISDGLDATMAGDVLITNDTDAGVVIACGSDGGDRLELWGKPGPTVQTRVGPRTGVLAPLQLVQEGPGCRPQGGEDGFDVRVERLWLSGQKVLSAQKSDVHYEPRSARQCRSVAQPQPQPQQQPLPAQSPPPGSPTRGG
- a CDS encoding PIG-L family deacetylase; the encoded protein is MNSHAATRLVFVHAHPDDETLATGVALAMHALAGHEVTVLTATLGDEGEVIPPQLRYLDVEHTDRLGPYRRTELAAATAQLGVRSLVLGDPDPAPSGQCGARYRDSGMVGTSANGRSGALCTVDTADVLADLVATLDALDPDILVTYDHSGGYGHPDHIRVHQLTVAAAARLRRVPSLYAAVVPQSWAQERRAWVRQQVRGDFTLLGQDEPYPPSVVADDAFAHLIVGTPEALARRDAALRAHRTQVEVHDGFYALSNKIATALPDREAYVQLHPGTGQVLPCPPEPVTGLLRGQEDVS
- the fdxA gene encoding ferredoxin; the protein is MTYVIAQPCVDLKDKACIEECPVDCIYEGERSLYIHPDECVDCGACEPVCPVEAIYYEDDVPEEWSEYYKANVEFFDDLGSPGGAAKMGLINKDHPMIAALPPQSHDE
- a CDS encoding flavin reductase family protein, which translates into the protein MSAAVSPHELRQAMSRFATGVAVITTSDGHNDHVMTANSLTSVSLDPPMVLLCIQRTARFHDVVLASGRWAANLLPEHAAAAAGWFATRGRAVEQQLEGIAHHRGVDGMALLEGAIATLECRTRDVHDGGDHSIFVADVLSTTAHEEASPLIYYRGGFRTLADPCL